Proteins encoded in a region of the Paenibacillus pedocola genome:
- a CDS encoding DUF4430 domain-containing protein, with the protein MSKSAIYRLLYPMLILLAALLFAGCAAERPAAVPDGGGNAVATAAVQEPQPEATAPPSAPAGTSASPSPAAETAAPGGAAVAAAPTAVPAAAGTAPRASAPPETGAGAATAAAGAKPAAASPSAGVKPPAATATARPAATPQAAAAASAAAEPAAEAATAVISITGDEEHGVILAPAAYEIKEGESALELLKRITRAAKIQMEYQGAKAFAYVEGIDNLYEFDHGAESGWMYKVNGAFPDKGAGSYTVNPGDTIEWLYTLDLGKDLGAKAP; encoded by the coding sequence ATGTCGAAATCAGCCATATACAGGTTGTTATATCCGATGCTCATCCTGCTGGCGGCGCTGCTGTTCGCAGGCTGCGCCGCGGAGCGGCCTGCCGCCGTTCCTGACGGCGGCGGCAATGCCGTCGCAACGGCTGCGGTGCAGGAACCGCAGCCGGAAGCCACAGCCCCGCCGTCTGCTCCGGCGGGCACAAGCGCTTCGCCGTCTCCCGCTGCGGAGACGGCTGCTCCTGGAGGCGCGGCTGTTGCCGCCGCGCCAACCGCCGTTCCTGCCGCCGCTGGAACGGCCCCGCGGGCTTCGGCGCCGCCAGAGACAGGCGCCGGCGCAGCCACGGCCGCAGCGGGCGCGAAGCCCGCTGCGGCAAGCCCTTCTGCCGGTGTGAAGCCACCGGCAGCCACCGCGACCGCGCGGCCGGCAGCCACGCCGCAGGCCGCGGCAGCAGCTTCTGCAGCTGCTGAGCCTGCCGCAGAGGCCGCCACAGCGGTCATCTCCATTACGGGAGATGAGGAGCATGGTGTGATTTTGGCGCCTGCCGCTTATGAAATCAAGGAAGGCGAGAGTGCGCTGGAGCTGCTGAAGCGGATTACCCGCGCAGCCAAAATCCAGATGGAATATCAGGGCGCCAAGGCTTTCGCCTATGTTGAAGGCATAGACAATCTCTATGAATTCGACCATGGGGCGGAGAGCGGCTGGATGTATAAGGTTAATGGAGCTTTCCCGGATAAAGGTGCGGGAAGCTATACGGTTAACCCCGGCGATACCATTGAGTGGCTGTATACGCTGGATCTCGGCAAAGACCTGGGAGCCAAAGCGCCATGA
- a CDS encoding energy-coupling factor transporter transmembrane component T: MSSGFRAMHPAVALLYYGGLMLFAALLFHPLFLVTEIAGLAGLLLLQGQGRQLLRGLPFYLLMAGSVAVLNPLFSHRGAHILFYFWDQPVTLEAVLYGLMMMLVLLTIFIVFISYNYTVTTDKFMYLFAAAAPKTALLTLMALRFVPLFQRRLRQITLIQRLRGIDAGQGSLRKRMQDGMTLLKVLLTWSLEEALQTGDSMKARGYGIRKRSAYSIFKLDRLDKGVLLLLAVSGIIPLLCWLQGYGILEIYPRMKPMEFGGGEAVMYISFCLFVLTPLGLEGKEKWLWRSSRRSVYPSVIRKKTGTRSMSSHSQ, encoded by the coding sequence ATGAGCAGCGGCTTCCGCGCCATGCATCCGGCGGTCGCGCTGCTCTATTACGGCGGGCTGATGCTGTTCGCCGCGCTGCTGTTTCATCCGCTGTTCCTCGTAACAGAGATTGCAGGTCTCGCGGGCCTTCTGCTGCTGCAGGGACAGGGAAGGCAGCTGCTGCGCGGGCTGCCCTTCTATCTGCTGATGGCCGGTTCCGTGGCTGTGCTGAACCCTTTGTTTTCCCACAGGGGAGCGCATATCCTATTCTACTTTTGGGATCAGCCGGTCACGCTGGAGGCTGTGCTGTACGGGCTGATGATGATGCTCGTGCTGCTCACGATTTTTATCGTATTCATCTCTTACAATTACACGGTAACGACAGATAAATTTATGTATTTATTCGCTGCGGCTGCGCCCAAAACAGCCCTGCTGACGCTGATGGCACTCCGGTTCGTACCCTTGTTCCAAAGAAGGCTGCGGCAGATTACCCTCATCCAGCGCCTCCGGGGCATAGATGCGGGTCAAGGCAGCCTGCGCAAAAGAATGCAGGACGGCATGACGCTGCTGAAAGTGCTGCTGACCTGGTCGCTGGAGGAAGCGCTCCAGACCGGCGATTCGATGAAGGCACGCGGCTATGGCATCCGCAAACGCAGTGCATACAGTATCTTTAAGCTGGACCGGCTGGATAAAGGAGTATTACTGCTGCTTGCGGTCAGCGGTATAATTCCGCTGCTCTGCTGGCTCCAGGGATACGGAATCTTGGAGATTTATCCGCGTATGAAGCCTATGGAGTTCGGCGGGGGCGAAGCGGTGATGTATATCAGCTTCTGCCTGTTCGTGCTGACACCCCTGGGTTTGGAAGGAAAGGAGAAATGGTTATGGAGATCATCACGGCGGAGCGTTTATCCTTCCGTTATCCGGAAGAAGACCGGGACTCGCTCCATGAGCTCTCATTCACAGTAG